From the Musa acuminata AAA Group cultivar baxijiao chromosome BXJ1-2, Cavendish_Baxijiao_AAA, whole genome shotgun sequence genome, one window contains:
- the LOC135612230 gene encoding uncharacterized protein LOC135612230: MGCFLACFKGSKDRKRGRSPRKSLPIDRVHESYRPLQTSLSPKQITPKAEVVAAPLPALRENLEQGSCSSTRKKVTFDLNVTTYEEALVDDDPNCSSEVDKETEAIDEGRKANDGQDKSSPVSGAFPLNRRYHNCESSDDDVEHDEEDYWDSDFDEEEDTEVVIEGNEEESYDSFFSLPIDKEPSQSIQEANSPNPKSASSPDRQPILVAGGSTRDRSQFVHPVLNPVENLSQWKVVKARAMPVKNPKKENVVGTEQENNVAFISEPVIKAKKSQAPNRSAKQEISMDASLSTWLPSSANSTAEGSQASNSHRSNSSFSREERPILGALTMEDIKQSSVTSSPVKRSPSRSPDEIPILGTVGGYWNCKNHGDDSASSRPPSNEFKGIPNTTSKYREDKTVNWHSTPFEVRLERALKNGAA, encoded by the exons ATGGGATGCTTTCTTGCCTGCTTCAAGGGCTCCAAGGATCGAAAGCGCGGCCGATCGCCCAGGAAATCGCTTCCGATCGATCGG GTACATGAAAGCTACAGGCCACTGCAAACGAGCCTTTCGCCTAAGCAGATCACGCCGAAGGCGGAAGTAGTGGCCGCCCCTCTTCCGGCGCTGAG GGAGAATCTTGAACAGGGGAGCTGCAGTAGCACCAGGAAGAAAGTGACGTTCGATCTAAACGTCACAACGTATGAAGAGGCCTTGGTCGACGATGATCCGAATTGTTCGTCGGAAGTTGACAAAGAGACTGAAGCTATCGACGAGGGGAGGAAGGCAAATGATGGGCAGGATAAATCTTCTCCCGTGTCGGGAGCTTTCCCCTTGAACCGCAGGTATCATAATTGTGAGAGCAGCGACGATGACGTCGAACATGACGAGGAGGACTACTGGGATAGCGATTTCGACGAGGAAGAAGATACTGAGGTCGTGATCGAAGGAAACGAGGAAGAATCTTATGATTCGTTCTTTTCTTTGCCCATTGATAAGGAGCCTTCGCAAAGTATTCAGGAGGCTAATAGTCCCAACCCCAAGTCTGCCTCTTCCCCTGATCGGCAGCCGATCCTTGTCGCCGGAGGCAGCACCCGCGACCGGAGCCAGTTCGTACATCCGGTGCTGAATCCTGTGGAAAACCTATCACAATGGAAGGTAGTCAAGGCACGCGCGATGCCGGTGAAGAATCCGAAAAAGGAGAACGTGGTCGGCACAGAGCAGGAGAACAATGTGGCCTTCATCTCAGAGCCAGTGATCAAAGCTAAGAAGTCTCAAGCGCCAAATCGTTCTGCCAAACAGGAGATCTCAATGGACGCCAGCCTCTCGACCTGGTTGCCGTCATCTGCGAATTCAACTGCGGAAGGGTCCCAGGCGAGCAACTCCCATCGATCCAACTCGTCCTTTAGCCGAGAGGAACGGCCAATTCTTGGCGCTTTAACCATGGAAGACATTAAGCAATCATCCGTCACGTCTTCCCCGGTAAAGAGGTCTCCCAGTAGGAGCCCGGATGAGATTCCAATCTTGGGAACGGTCGGCGGATACTGGAACTGCAAGAACCATGGAGATGATTCGGCTTCTTCTCGTCCTCCCAGCAACGAATTCAAAGGGATTCCGAACACCACAAGCAAGTACAGAGAG GATAAGACTGTGAACTGGCACTCGACTCCTTTCGAAGTGCGGCTGGAACGAGCTCTCAAAAATGGTGCTGCTTGA